The Microcaecilia unicolor chromosome 13, aMicUni1.1, whole genome shotgun sequence genome has a window encoding:
- the WSB1 gene encoding WD repeat and SOCS box-containing protein 1: MASFPPFVNENDIVTSRSIGELINRAAPFDQKYGCENWTVAFAPDGSFFAWSQGHRIVKLVPWVQCLNSAVDVTQNIVNSGNAKLLRQNSDGSLKTKPREHTIDCGDLVWSLAFGSSVPEKQSRCVNIEWHRFKFGQDQLLLATGLSNGRIKIWDVYTGKLLLNLMDHTEVVRDLTFAPDGSLILVSASRDKTLRVWDLKDDGNMTKVLRGHQNWVYCCSFSPDSSILCSVGAGKAVFLWDMDKYVMIRKLEGHHNDVVACEFSPDGALLATASYDTRVYVWDPYTGSILLELGHLFPSPSPIFAGGANGTWVRSVAFSHDGVHIASLADDNLLRFWRIDTNHPVEVASLSKGLCCTFSTDGSVLAAGTQDGNVHFWATPKYVASLQHLCRMSIRRVMTTGQVKKLPLPPKMMEFLSYQII; the protein is encoded by the exons ATGGCAAGCTTTCCCCCGTTTGTAAACGAGAATGATATAG TGACATCACGGAGCATTGGAGAACTTATAAACAGAGCTGCTCCGTTTGACCAGAAATATGGATGCGAAAATTGGACTGTTGCTTTTGCTCCAGACGGTTCTTTCTTTGCCTGGTCTCAAGGACATCGCATAGTGAAGCTGGTTCCTTGGGTTCAGTGTCTTAACTC TGCTGTGGATGTCACTCAGAACATTGTCAATTCGGGAAATGCAAAACTGTTACGACAGAACAGCGACGGTAGTCTGAAAACGAAACCACGTGAACACACTATAGACTGTGGCGATCTAGTGTGGAGTCTGGCATTTGGGTCGTCAGTGCCTGAGAAACAAAGTCGTTGTGTGAATATAGAATGGCATCGATTCAAGTTTGGTCAAGACCAGCTTCTCCTTGCAACAGGCTTGAGCAATGGACGCATCAAAATATGGGATGTATACACAG GTAAGCTGTTGCTTAACCTGATGGATCATACAGAAGTGGTTAGAGATTTGACCTTTGCTCCAGATGGCAGCCTTATTTTAGTTTCTGCTTCAAGAGACAAAACTTTGAGAGTCTGGGATTTAAAAGATGATG GAAACATGACGAAGGTGCTTAGGGGACACCAGAACTGGGTCTATTGCTGTTCTTTTTCCCCTGATTCTTCCATCTTGTGCTCTGTTGGAGCTGGCAAAGCT GTGTTTCTGTGGGATATGGATAAGTACGTTATGATCCGTAAACTTGAAGGACACCACAATGATGTAGTAGCTTGTGAGTTTTCTCCTGATGGGGCTCTATTGGCTACCGCATCTTACGATACCAGAGTTTATGTCTGGGATCCTTATACTGGGTCCATTCTTTTAGAATTGGG tcatctcttcccttctccgtCGCCAATTTTTGCAGGGGGAGCTAACGGCACATGGGTGAGGTCGGTGGCTTTCAGTCATGATGGAGTCCATATTGCAAGCCTTGCAGATGATAA TTTACTGAGGTTCTGGAGAATAGATACAAATCACCCTGTGGAAGTTGCATCTTTGAGCAAAGGActttgctgtaccttttctacAGATGGCAGTGTTCTAGCTGCTGG AACACAAGATGGAAATGTGCACTTTTGGGCAACTCCAAAATATGTTGCTAGCCTTCAGCACCTATGTCGTATGTCTATAAGACGAGTGATGACTACAGGTCAGGTGAAGAAACTGCCTCTCCCTCCAAAAATGATGGAATTTCTTTCTTACCAAATCATCTAG